From the genome of Kryptolebias marmoratus isolate JLee-2015 linkage group LG19, ASM164957v2, whole genome shotgun sequence, one region includes:
- the LOC108231805 gene encoding uncharacterized protein LOC108231805 isoform X3, which produces MSVLLRRVRRTDAAAASVLERADFRTDSEMQSLTREDLRELFPGPERLKLRRTVFGIIHKRKPINVLLRELQGFLPHDSLRAALTNNGVLADYVHMLKDMKTQLNTVQSFIEAHIGLLEDISKGVLKSRSASASCAPMDPDRCPGDVYPYRAQVMYQMVVFGKTFDAHLQLMAQVQAQVQDRVQLISCSQDGQIVIIFCPISSRGATDINAAMTHMTGDEPVILVSMHHSLEVRRATLRRTCSGYPNVVLHVSVFYHETERGLLRCQENNAAVSCIQNKLQEYSIPRSRSVPGDCSNADTDGGAAPDSVRLFGSSSSSSSSSSDSWSKSIWGPGE; this is translated from the exons ATGTCGGTTTTACTGAGGAGGGTGAGGCGCACCGACGCAGCAGCTGCCTCCGTGCTGGAAC GAGCAGATTTCCGCACCGACTCGGAGATGCAGTCTCTGACTCGAGAAGACCTGCGTGAGCTGTTTCCTGGACCCGagaggctgaagctgaggaggaCTGTCTTTGGAATAATACACAAAAGA AAACCCATTAACGTGCTCCTGAGAGAACTCCAGGGTTTCCTTCCACACGATTCTCTCAGAG CCGCTCTGACCAACAATGGAGTCTTGGCTGACTACGTCCACATGCTGAAGGACATGAAGACCCAGCTGAACACTGTGCAGAGTTTCATCGAAGCTCATATTGGTTTACTGGAGGACATCAGCAAAG GTGTTTTAAAAAGCCGAAGCGCCTCAGCTTCCTGCGCTCCGATGGATCCCGACCGCTGTCCAGGAGATGTGTATCCGTACAGAGCTCAAG TGATGTACCAGATGGTGGTCTTTGGTAAAACCTTTGACGCCCATCTCCAGTTGATGGCCCAGGTGCAGGCTCAGGTTCAGGACAGGGTTCAGCTCATTTCCTGCAGCCAGGACGGCCAGATCGTCATCATCTTCTGTCCAATCAGCTCCCGCGGTGCGACGGACATCAATGCAGCCATGACTCACATGACAG GCGATGAGCCCGTCATCCTGGTGTCGATGCATCACTCTCTCGAGGTCAGGCGCGCCACCCTGAGGAGAACGTGTTCGGGCTACCCAAACGTCGTGCTGCACGTCAGCGTCTTCTACCACGAGACGGAGCGCGGCTTGCTGAGGTGTCAGGAGAACAACGCTGCCGTCTCTTGTATACAGAATAAATTACAGGAGTACAGCATTCCAAGAAGTAGAAGTGTGCCCGGTGACTGTAGCAACGCTGACACTGACGGGGGCGCCGCGCCCGACAGTGTCAGGTTGttcggcagcagcagcagcagcagcagcagcagcagtgataGTTGGAGTAAAAGTATTTGGGGTCCTGGAGAGTAG
- the LOC108231805 gene encoding uncharacterized protein LOC108231805 isoform X2 — translation MTWPEISLVLSKGDGADFRTDSEMQSLTREDLRELFPGPERLKLRRTVFGIIHKRKPINVLLRELQGFLPHDSLRAALTNNGVLADYVHMLKDMKTQLNTVQSFIEAHIGLLEDISKGQPEQQQGRGVLKSRSASASCAPMDPDRCPGDVYPYRAQVMYQMVVFGKTFDAHLQLMAQVQAQVQDRVQLISCSQDGQIVIIFCPISSRGATDINAAMTHMTGDEPVILVSMHHSLEVRRATLRRTCSGYPNVVLHVSVFYHETERGLLRCQENNAAVSCIQNKLQEYSIPRSRSVPGDCSNADTDGGAAPDSVRLFGSSSSSSSSSSDSWSKSIWGPGE, via the exons ATGACGTGGCCAGAAATCAGTCTCGTCTTGTCAAAGGGAGACG GAGCAGATTTCCGCACCGACTCGGAGATGCAGTCTCTGACTCGAGAAGACCTGCGTGAGCTGTTTCCTGGACCCGagaggctgaagctgaggaggaCTGTCTTTGGAATAATACACAAAAGA AAACCCATTAACGTGCTCCTGAGAGAACTCCAGGGTTTCCTTCCACACGATTCTCTCAGAG CCGCTCTGACCAACAATGGAGTCTTGGCTGACTACGTCCACATGCTGAAGGACATGAAGACCCAGCTGAACACTGTGCAGAGTTTCATCGAAGCTCATATTGGTTTACTGGAGGACATCAGCAAAGGTCAGCCGGAGCAGCAACAAGGCCGAG GTGTTTTAAAAAGCCGAAGCGCCTCAGCTTCCTGCGCTCCGATGGATCCCGACCGCTGTCCAGGAGATGTGTATCCGTACAGAGCTCAAG TGATGTACCAGATGGTGGTCTTTGGTAAAACCTTTGACGCCCATCTCCAGTTGATGGCCCAGGTGCAGGCTCAGGTTCAGGACAGGGTTCAGCTCATTTCCTGCAGCCAGGACGGCCAGATCGTCATCATCTTCTGTCCAATCAGCTCCCGCGGTGCGACGGACATCAATGCAGCCATGACTCACATGACAG GCGATGAGCCCGTCATCCTGGTGTCGATGCATCACTCTCTCGAGGTCAGGCGCGCCACCCTGAGGAGAACGTGTTCGGGCTACCCAAACGTCGTGCTGCACGTCAGCGTCTTCTACCACGAGACGGAGCGCGGCTTGCTGAGGTGTCAGGAGAACAACGCTGCCGTCTCTTGTATACAGAATAAATTACAGGAGTACAGCATTCCAAGAAGTAGAAGTGTGCCCGGTGACTGTAGCAACGCTGACACTGACGGGGGCGCCGCGCCCGACAGTGTCAGGTTGttcggcagcagcagcagcagcagcagcagcagcagtgataGTTGGAGTAAAAGTATTTGGGGTCCTGGAGAGTAG
- the LOC108231766 gene encoding uncharacterized protein LOC108231766 produces MSLLEEIRRIDPKVARSLQEANYCTDAEIRTLSRQDLNELLPESHNLKLRKTIYKTIHKQKSIEKLLKDLQGFVPHDSLKAALTNNGVLVDYLHILKDMKTQLNTVQGFLDAHIRLLEDISKGQPEKQQGQVDTATSQNQAPVVGTGSASDASVTPDLTNTKSGQREVESQKPQTTTDQGIGGYFFNKLFNFTESTKDPMTKVADRSPEMSPPVHKLSLTTRSHQHKSEEASRFSRHSMVDRTYRHPQRTQVSYKMVVSGKTFNAHLQILDRIKGFSPELSLVDVKEDQTNGVGQVKFVFCPVVSRVGSDVEAAMKGVTGSEPVILVLMHHCHEAKHVASVKTWAENLDVALHVNVFYHESLQGLVQCKENEDAISAIRQKLLGFEKR; encoded by the exons ATGTCTTTACTGGAGGAAATACGACGCATTGACCCAAAGGTAGCCCGGTCTCTTCAAG AGGCAAATTACTGCACTGATGCAGAGATCCGGACTCTGTCTCGACAAGACCTGAATGAGCTGCTTCCTGAATCGCACAATCTGAAGCTGAGGAAGACCATCTATAAAACAATCCACAAACAG aAATCAATTGAAAAGCTCCTGAAAGATCTTCAGGGTTTCGTCCCACATGATTCTCTCAAAG CTGCTCTGACCAACAATGGAGTCCTGGTTGACTACCTCCACATCCTGAAGGACATGAAGACCCAGCTGAACACTGTGCAGGGTTTCCTTGATGCTCATATTCGTTTACTGGAGGACATCAGCAAAGGTCAGCCGGAAAAGCAACAAGGCCAAG TGGACACAGCGACGAGCCAAAATCAAGCTCCAGTGGTTGGAACAG GATCTGCATCTGATGCCTCGGTAACCCCTGATCTAACAAATACCAAATCTGGTCAAAGAGAAGTCGAGTCACAAAAACCACAAA CAACAACAGACCAAGGCATTGGAGGCTATTTCTTCaacaaactttttaactttacagAGAGTACAAAAG ACCCCATGACAAAGGTGGCCGACAGAAGTCCTGAAATGTCTCCTCCTGTCCACAAGTTGAGTCTCACTACAAGGTCACATCAACATAAATCTGAAG AGGCATCGaggtttagcagacactctatGGTGGATCGTACTTATAGACATCCACAGAGAACACAAG TGAGTTACAAGATGGTGGTCAGCGGTAAAACGTTTAACGCACATCTTCAGATACTGGATCGAATAAAGGGTTTTTCTCCGGAGTTGAGCTTGGTAGATGTGAAAGAGGACCAAACCAACGGGGTTGGCCAAGTCAAGTTTGTCTTCTGTCCAGTCGTGTCCCGTGTCGGGTCAGATGTTGAGGCAGCCATGAAAGGCGTTACAG GTTCTGAGCCCGTCATTCTGGTGTTGATGCACCACTGTCATGAAGCAAAGCACGTCGCCTCGGTGAAAACCTGGGCCGAGAACCTTGACGTCGCGCTGCACGTCAATGTTTTCTACCACGAGAGCCTGCAGGGATTAGTGcaatgcaaagaaaatgaagatgccATCTCTGCAATCCGACAAAAGTTGTTGGGTTttgaaaaaaggtaa
- the LOC108231805 gene encoding uncharacterized protein LOC108231805 isoform X1, with protein sequence MSVLLRRVRRTDAAAASVLERADFRTDSEMQSLTREDLRELFPGPERLKLRRTVFGIIHKRKPINVLLRELQGFLPHDSLRAALTNNGVLADYVHMLKDMKTQLNTVQSFIEAHIGLLEDISKGQPEQQQGRGVLKSRSASASCAPMDPDRCPGDVYPYRAQVMYQMVVFGKTFDAHLQLMAQVQAQVQDRVQLISCSQDGQIVIIFCPISSRGATDINAAMTHMTGDEPVILVSMHHSLEVRRATLRRTCSGYPNVVLHVSVFYHETERGLLRCQENNAAVSCIQNKLQEYSIPRSRSVPGDCSNADTDGGAAPDSVRLFGSSSSSSSSSSDSWSKSIWGPGE encoded by the exons ATGTCGGTTTTACTGAGGAGGGTGAGGCGCACCGACGCAGCAGCTGCCTCCGTGCTGGAAC GAGCAGATTTCCGCACCGACTCGGAGATGCAGTCTCTGACTCGAGAAGACCTGCGTGAGCTGTTTCCTGGACCCGagaggctgaagctgaggaggaCTGTCTTTGGAATAATACACAAAAGA AAACCCATTAACGTGCTCCTGAGAGAACTCCAGGGTTTCCTTCCACACGATTCTCTCAGAG CCGCTCTGACCAACAATGGAGTCTTGGCTGACTACGTCCACATGCTGAAGGACATGAAGACCCAGCTGAACACTGTGCAGAGTTTCATCGAAGCTCATATTGGTTTACTGGAGGACATCAGCAAAGGTCAGCCGGAGCAGCAACAAGGCCGAG GTGTTTTAAAAAGCCGAAGCGCCTCAGCTTCCTGCGCTCCGATGGATCCCGACCGCTGTCCAGGAGATGTGTATCCGTACAGAGCTCAAG TGATGTACCAGATGGTGGTCTTTGGTAAAACCTTTGACGCCCATCTCCAGTTGATGGCCCAGGTGCAGGCTCAGGTTCAGGACAGGGTTCAGCTCATTTCCTGCAGCCAGGACGGCCAGATCGTCATCATCTTCTGTCCAATCAGCTCCCGCGGTGCGACGGACATCAATGCAGCCATGACTCACATGACAG GCGATGAGCCCGTCATCCTGGTGTCGATGCATCACTCTCTCGAGGTCAGGCGCGCCACCCTGAGGAGAACGTGTTCGGGCTACCCAAACGTCGTGCTGCACGTCAGCGTCTTCTACCACGAGACGGAGCGCGGCTTGCTGAGGTGTCAGGAGAACAACGCTGCCGTCTCTTGTATACAGAATAAATTACAGGAGTACAGCATTCCAAGAAGTAGAAGTGTGCCCGGTGACTGTAGCAACGCTGACACTGACGGGGGCGCCGCGCCCGACAGTGTCAGGTTGttcggcagcagcagcagcagcagcagcagcagcagtgataGTTGGAGTAAAAGTATTTGGGGTCCTGGAGAGTAG